From one Planktothrix sp. FACHB-1365 genomic stretch:
- a CDS encoding response regulator translates to MTKHILVIDDEADIRDVIQMSLEGFGGWKVMQASSAQQGLLKAKTEPFDAIILDISMPDMDGFECFGHLQADLNTQMIPVVLLTAKALPSDRRRFAAMGVAGVIIKPFNSRQVWKQVAEILGWSV, encoded by the coding sequence ATGACAAAACACATCCTGGTGATTGATGATGAAGCAGACATTCGAGACGTGATACAAATGTCCCTTGAAGGCTTTGGGGGTTGGAAAGTGATGCAGGCTTCCTCAGCGCAGCAAGGCTTACTCAAAGCGAAGACAGAACCCTTTGATGCTATAATTCTCGATATCTCAATGCCGGATATGGACGGGTTTGAGTGCTTTGGGCATTTGCAAGCCGATCTAAATACTCAGATGATTCCAGTTGTTTTGCTGACGGCTAAAGCATTACCGAGCGATCGTCGTCGCTTTGCTGCCATGGGGGTAGCCGGAGTGATTATTAAGCCTTTCAATTCAAGACAAGTCTGGAAACAGGTAGCTGAAATTTTGGGGTGGAGCGTTTAG
- a CDS encoding response regulator, with protein sequence MKILLIEDDQSIAAMLCVTLTAHRYAVDLASDGQLALELLMQWDYDLILLDVLIPKVDGISLCRQLRSLGNQTPILMLTAQNSPENVITGLDAGADDYVIKPFNSHQLLARIRALLRRGDYATATVLSWGYLCLDPTLMKVTYKQQEITFRPKEYTLLELFLRHQERIFSRNAIIDRLWSSDQLPSEAAVTTLIKDLRSRLKAAGINQTVIETVHGLGYRLKAAPTVENSVEVQENKGEKNTQTHERIFVSEDAVEERFRLSLEQRIRVLEDIEIAHKTHQLSLEQQSQGREEAHKLVGGLGTFGYGKGSEIARSIEHLLKNNSLLEEQQGTRFSQLLAELKALIALPPTLPTEEFSSNSLVLAVGRDTVFTRDFTTEAPRWGLRMEIVSAHSTVLHRLTQTTPEVILLALGSDGADNPLALLQALKVDYPAIPIVILSGQDSLDERVAVARLGVEQYLSQPVTANQVFEALIQVLPSLPTRERLETKVMIVDDDPVMLDTLARMLRSQGFEVICLAQPDQFWALLTTTDPAALLLDLEMPTYNGLELCRVVRQDPRYSQLPILVVTAHTDPESMGRAFAVGANDVLGKPVVEAELVTRIISRIKPLSQAVELDLNY encoded by the coding sequence ATGAAAATTCTATTAATTGAGGATGATCAATCAATAGCAGCGATGCTCTGCGTGACTCTCACAGCCCATCGTTATGCCGTCGATTTAGCGAGTGATGGGCAATTGGCATTAGAGTTGTTAATGCAGTGGGATTATGATCTGATTTTACTTGATGTATTAATTCCCAAAGTAGATGGAATTAGCCTCTGTCGTCAACTGCGATCGCTTGGTAATCAAACTCCGATTCTGATGCTCACGGCTCAAAATTCCCCGGAAAATGTGATTACAGGATTGGATGCTGGAGCCGATGATTATGTGATTAAACCCTTTAATTCCCATCAACTCTTGGCACGGATACGGGCATTATTACGCCGTGGGGATTATGCAACTGCGACCGTCTTGAGTTGGGGGTATTTATGTTTAGATCCGACTTTGATGAAAGTAACGTATAAGCAGCAGGAAATCACCTTTAGACCGAAAGAGTACACGCTGCTCGAACTATTTCTGCGACACCAAGAGCGCATTTTTAGCCGCAATGCTATTATTGATCGGCTTTGGTCGAGCGACCAATTGCCTTCAGAAGCCGCTGTCACAACTTTGATTAAAGACTTAAGAAGTCGGTTAAAAGCCGCAGGAATTAATCAAACAGTGATTGAGACAGTTCATGGGTTAGGATATCGGCTTAAAGCAGCACCGACGGTGGAAAACAGTGTGGAGGTGCAGGAAAATAAAGGGGAAAAGAACACTCAAACCCACGAAAGAATCTTTGTTTCAGAGGATGCTGTAGAAGAACGATTTAGATTGTCCTTGGAGCAGAGGATTAGAGTTTTGGAGGACATCGAAATCGCCCATAAAACCCATCAGTTGAGTTTAGAACAACAGTCGCAGGGTAGAGAAGAAGCCCATAAGTTAGTGGGTGGACTGGGAACGTTTGGTTATGGGAAAGGATCGGAGATTGCTCGTTCGATCGAACATCTGCTCAAAAACAATTCCCTGCTAGAAGAACAGCAAGGGACTCGCTTTTCACAACTATTAGCTGAGTTGAAGGCATTGATAGCACTTCCCCCTACATTACCAACGGAGGAGTTCAGTTCTAATTCTTTGGTGCTGGCAGTCGGAAGGGATACTGTATTCACAAGAGACTTTACCACTGAAGCACCACGATGGGGACTGAGGATGGAAATCGTCAGCGCTCATTCAACAGTGCTGCATCGCTTAACACAAACTACTCCAGAGGTGATTCTGCTGGCTCTGGGTAGTGATGGGGCGGACAATCCTTTGGCGTTATTGCAGGCTTTAAAGGTAGATTATCCAGCTATTCCGATTGTCATTCTGTCAGGGCAAGATTCTTTAGACGAGCGGGTCGCGGTTGCCCGTTTGGGAGTCGAGCAATATCTTTCACAGCCTGTCACTGCTAATCAAGTCTTTGAAGCACTGATTCAGGTATTACCTTCACTGCCAACGAGAGAACGATTAGAGACAAAGGTGATGATTGTGGATGATGATCCCGTCATGTTAGATACACTAGCGCGGATGCTGCGATCGCAAGGATTCGAGGTAATTTGTCTGGCTCAACCCGATCAATTCTGGGCGTTGCTGACCACAACTGATCCTGCTGCGCTACTACTAGATTTGGAGATGCCGACTTACAATGGGCTAGAGCTTTGCCGAGTTGTGCGCCAAGATCCCCGATATAGCCAACTGCCTATTCTAGTTGTTACAGCCCACACAGACCCTGAATCAATGGGACGAGCATTTGCCGTTGGTGCTAATGATGTGCTTGGGAAACCTGTGGTTGAGGCTGAGTTAGTAACACGAATCATCAGCCGGATTAAGCCATTATCCCAAGCAGTCGAATTGGATTTAAACTATTGA
- a CDS encoding ArsB/NhaD family transporter — protein sequence MDSLIAGITFVGVIILIMGEWLHLTIAAFLGALLLIFLHVMTLTEAVTYISRSYATLALFFGVMILVRSFEPTKIFDYLAVKMIWLAKGEGKRLLLGIVALTTPICAVLPNATTVMLLAPLIPPIAQDLGIDFVPLLILMVFIANSAGLLTLVGDPATFIVGDSINISFVDYLQRLSIGGILAVVSVVILLPILFRKTWNTKFEHLEDLPHPQINHPRTLAMGGFIIVFVLTFFVIGETLPVPISPAAVALLGAALALMLAHHSKIDTVNNILRDLDWSTLIFFMSIFVLIGGLEKTGVINSLSGLLAVILGKNIALGSILLLLTVGIISSVIPNIPLVVAMVPLLKQYLVNVGFVGAEVLDPAFSGQFPPEVLPLFYAMMFGATLGGNGTLVGASSNIVAAGISEQHGRTISFKTFLRYGIPVTVVQLLIAILYVTVVFLIKS from the coding sequence TTAACTGAAGCTGTGACTTATATTAGTCGCAGCTATGCAACTTTAGCCTTATTTTTTGGGGTAATGATTTTAGTTCGTTCCTTTGAACCGACTAAAATTTTTGATTATTTAGCGGTTAAAATGATTTGGTTGGCGAAGGGGGAAGGCAAACGATTACTATTAGGAATAGTAGCATTAACTACTCCCATTTGTGCCGTATTACCCAACGCCACAACGGTAATGTTATTAGCGCCTTTAATTCCTCCCATTGCTCAAGATTTAGGGATTGATTTTGTCCCGTTATTAATTTTAATGGTTTTCATTGCTAATAGTGCCGGATTATTAACCTTAGTCGGAGATCCAGCCACGTTTATTGTCGGAGATTCAATTAATATTAGCTTTGTGGATTATCTACAACGCTTAAGTATTGGGGGAATATTAGCCGTTGTCAGCGTGGTGATTTTATTGCCAATTTTATTTCGTAAAACTTGGAATACTAAATTTGAACATTTAGAAGATTTACCCCATCCTCAAATTAATCACCCTCGAACCTTAGCCATGGGGGGATTTATTATCGTGTTTGTGTTAACATTTTTTGTAATTGGAGAAACCCTACCTGTTCCCATTTCTCCGGCGGCGGTGGCGTTATTAGGGGCAGCTTTAGCTTTAATGTTAGCCCATCATAGTAAAATTGATACGGTTAATAATATTTTGCGGGATTTAGACTGGAGTACCTTAATTTTCTTCATGTCAATTTTTGTCTTAATTGGAGGATTAGAAAAAACAGGAGTGATTAACAGTTTATCAGGGCTTTTGGCAGTTATTTTAGGAAAAAATATTGCTTTGGGTTCAATTTTACTCTTATTAACAGTCGGGATTATTTCGAGTGTGATACCGAATATTCCTTTAGTGGTAGCGATGGTTCCTTTGTTAAAACAATATTTAGTGAATGTGGGATTTGTGGGTGCAGAAGTGCTTGACCCTGCCTTTAGCGGACAGTTCCCCCCGGAAGTATTACCGCTATTTTATGCGATGATGTTTGGAGCAACTTTAGGCGGAAATGGCACATTAGTGGGGGCTTCTTCTAATATTGTTGCGGCTGGAATTTCAGAACAACATGGACGAACTATTTCGTTTAAAACCTTTCTTCGGTATGGAATTCCGGTAACAGTTGTCCAATTGCTAATAGCGATTTTATATGTTACGGTTGTGTTTCTAATTAAAAGTTAA
- a CDS encoding DUF2887 domain-containing protein, whose product MISVGIGGGISTVFHSKDALNFGFITLSEIIYEFKNSEMFSEASEMFNKLATHIPQMFCCLPDKKVLEVKLLPDEILRQKVIEFIQAIVVYKFPNLSLEEIQTMLDVSEFKNSC is encoded by the coding sequence ATGATTTCTGTAGGAATAGGAGGAGGAATTTCTACTGTTTTCCACTCTAAAGATGCTCTTAACTTTGGATTTATTACCTTAAGTGAAATTATCTATGAATTTAAAAATAGTGAAATGTTTTCTGAGGCAAGTGAAATGTTTAATAAGCTTGCAACCCACATTCCGCAAATGTTCTGTTGCCTTCCCGATAAAAAAGTTCTCGAAGTTAAATTATTACCCGATGAAATCCTCCGGCAAAAAGTGATAGAATTTATCCAGGCTATCGTCGTGTACAAATTTCCCAACCTTAGCTTAGAGGAAATCCAAACTATGCTTGACGTAAGTGAATTTAAAAATAGCTGCTAA
- a CDS encoding Uma2 family endonuclease, with translation MTPLILNNPEIAPITDEQFYQLCIANRELKLERTAKGDLIIMPPTGGTTGNRNFKLAQQLANWADTDGTGIGFDSSTCFKLPNDGERSPDAAWIPLAKWEALTPEQQEKFPPICPDFIIELRSPRDSLKPLQEKMQEYIDNGCRLGWLINRQNRQVEIYRQGQEKEILENPSTLSGEDVLPGFVLNLQFIW, from the coding sequence ATGACACCCTTAATTTTAAATAACCCAGAAATTGCCCCGATTACCGATGAACAATTTTATCAACTTTGTATCGCAAACCGGGAATTAAAATTAGAACGAACCGCCAAAGGAGACTTAATTATTATGCCACCCACAGGGGGAACAACCGGAAACCGGAATTTTAAATTAGCTCAACAATTAGCCAATTGGGCGGATACTGACGGAACCGGAATAGGGTTTGATTCTTCCACTTGTTTTAAACTTCCTAATGATGGAGAGCGTTCCCCCGATGCGGCTTGGATACCCTTAGCCAAATGGGAAGCTTTAACCCCAGAACAGCAAGAGAAATTTCCCCCCATTTGTCCTGATTTTATCATAGAATTGCGTTCCCCTAGGGATTCTTTAAAACCTTTACAAGAAAAAATGCAGGAATATATAGATAATGGTTGTCGGTTAGGTTGGTTAATTAATCGCCAAAACCGCCAAGTTGAAATTTATCGTCAAGGACAAGAAAAGGAAATTTTAGAGAATCCTTCAACCTTATCAGGAGAAGATGTTTTACCTGGATTTGTTTTAAACCTTCAATTCATTTGGTAA
- a CDS encoding Uma2 family endonuclease codes for MTPLILNNPEIAPITDEQFYQLCVANRELKLERTAKGDLIIMPPTGGGTGKRNSDINLDLGLWNRQTQLGIVFDSSTCFKLPNGGERSPDAAWIPLAKWEALTPEQQEKFPPICPDFIIELRSPSDSLKPLQEKMQEYMDNGCRLGWLINRQNRQVEIYRQGQEKEILENPSTLSGEDVLPGFVLNLQLIW; via the coding sequence ATGACACCCTTAATTTTAAATAACCCAGAAATTGCCCCGATTACCGATGAACAATTTTATCAACTTTGTGTCGCAAACCGGGAATTAAAATTAGAACGAACCGCCAAAGGAGACTTAATTATTATGCCACCTACCGGAGGGGGAACTGGAAAACGTAACTCAGATATTAACCTAGATTTAGGGTTATGGAATCGACAAACTCAATTAGGAATTGTCTTTGATTCTTCCACTTGTTTTAAACTTCCTAATGGTGGAGAGCGTTCACCGGATGCGGCTTGGATACCCTTAGCCAAATGGGAGGCTTTAACCCCAGAACAGCAAGAGAAATTTCCCCCGATTTGTCCTGACTTTATCATAGAATTGCGTTCCCCTAGCGATTCTTTGAAACCCCTCCAAGAAAAAATGCAGGAATATATGGATAATGGTTGTCGGTTAGGTTGGTTAATTAATCGCCAAAACCGCCAAGTTGAAATTTATCGTCAAGGACAAGAAAAGGAAATTTTAGAGAATCCTTCAACCTTATCAGGAGAAGATGTTTTACCTGGATTTGTTTTGAATCTTCAATTAATTTGGTAA